One Chryseobacterium wanjuense genomic region harbors:
- the gcvT gene encoding glycine cleavage system aminomethyltransferase GcvT, whose protein sequence is MKKTALYDKHVSLGAKIVPFAGFEMPVQYSGVTEEHFAVREKAGLFDVSHMGQFFIEGPGSKDLLQLVTTNNVDALENGKAQYSCLPNENGGIVDDLIVYKMEDDKYFVVVNASNIEKDWNHISKYNSFGAKMTNASDDMSLLAVQGPKATEILQKLTETNLSEIPYYHFTLGAVAGVNDVIISNTGYTGSGGFEIYFKNENAVQLWDAIIEAGASEGIIPCGLAARDTLRLEKGFCLYGNDIDDTTSPIEAGLGWITKFDKDFVSKDIFAKQKEEGVTRKLVGFELTDKGVPRHDYPVVDAEGNVIGKVTSGTQSPMKKIGLGLAYVDKPHFKLGSEIFIQVRNKNIPAKVVKAPFV, encoded by the coding sequence ATGAAGAAAACAGCATTGTACGACAAACACGTTTCTTTGGGAGCTAAAATCGTACCTTTCGCAGGTTTTGAGATGCCTGTACAATATTCTGGAGTTACCGAAGAGCACTTTGCAGTAAGAGAAAAAGCAGGTTTGTTTGATGTTTCCCACATGGGACAGTTTTTCATCGAAGGTCCCGGTTCAAAAGACCTTTTACAACTGGTTACAACAAATAATGTAGATGCTCTGGAAAACGGAAAAGCTCAATATTCTTGTCTTCCCAACGAAAACGGAGGAATCGTAGACGACCTTATTGTTTACAAAATGGAAGATGACAAATATTTCGTGGTTGTCAATGCTTCAAATATCGAAAAAGACTGGAATCATATTTCAAAATACAATTCTTTCGGGGCAAAAATGACCAATGCTTCTGATGATATGTCGTTATTGGCTGTTCAGGGTCCGAAGGCTACTGAAATTCTTCAAAAACTTACAGAAACCAACCTTTCTGAAATTCCTTATTATCACTTTACACTAGGCGCTGTTGCCGGGGTAAATGATGTGATTATCTCCAACACAGGCTACACAGGAAGCGGCGGTTTTGAGATTTATTTTAAAAATGAAAATGCCGTACAACTTTGGGACGCGATCATTGAAGCAGGTGCATCAGAAGGAATTATCCCTTGCGGATTGGCTGCCAGAGATACCTTAAGACTGGAAAAAGGATTCTGCCTTTACGGAAACGATATCGACGATACTACTTCTCCGATCGAAGCGGGATTAGGATGGATCACAAAATTCGATAAAGATTTTGTGTCTAAAGATATTTTCGCGAAACAAAAAGAAGAAGGTGTTACAAGAAAATTAGTTGGTTTCGAACTTACAGATAAGGGAGTTCCAAGACACGACTATCCTGTTGTAGACGCAGAAGGAAACGTGATCGGGAAAGTAACTTCCGGAACTCAGTCTCCAATGAAAAAAATCGGATTGGGCTTGGCGTATGTTGATAAACCTCATTTTAAACTAGGTTCTGAAATTTTCATTCAGGTAAGAAATAAAAATATCCCGGCAAAAGTGGTGAAAGCTCCTTTTGTATAA
- a CDS encoding arsenate reductase family protein codes for MKKVFYLNTCDTCRKILAQFNLKDWELREIKKQPITKDELEEMFKHTKSYEALFSKKSTQIKLRELDIKSLGEKDFKELLLDHYTFLKRPVFLTDDKIFIGNDKENLGNLRAFFNN; via the coding sequence ATGAAAAAAGTATTTTATCTTAATACGTGTGACACCTGTAGAAAAATTTTAGCTCAGTTCAATCTTAAAGACTGGGAACTTCGCGAAATAAAAAAACAACCGATTACAAAAGACGAGCTTGAAGAAATGTTCAAGCATACAAAATCTTACGAAGCATTGTTCAGTAAAAAATCTACTCAGATCAAATTAAGAGAACTGGACATAAAGTCTTTGGGAGAAAAGGATTTTAAAGAATTGCTGCTGGATCACTATACCTTTTTGAAGCGTCCTGTTTTCCTTACCGATGATAAAATTTTCATTGGAAACGACAAGGAAAATCTTGGAAATTTAAGAGCTTTTTTCAATAATTAA
- a CDS encoding acyl-CoA thioesterase — MENKPITFQFISEPSDVNYGGNVHGGSVMKWIDQAGYACATTWSGNYSVTVYVGGIRFYEPIKIGEIVKVEAQVIYTGSSSMHISINVFSRNLKQPNFDKKTHCIIVFVAVDENGKKLPVPKWIPETEEEKQQEQYAKRLMELRTQIEDEMKPFL; from the coding sequence ATGGAGAACAAACCTATCACTTTTCAGTTTATTTCAGAACCTTCAGACGTCAACTACGGAGGAAATGTACATGGGGGAAGTGTGATGAAGTGGATCGATCAGGCGGGGTATGCCTGCGCAACAACCTGGAGTGGAAATTATTCTGTAACCGTCTATGTTGGCGGAATCCGTTTCTACGAACCCATTAAAATAGGGGAAATTGTAAAGGTAGAAGCACAGGTGATCTATACAGGTTCTTCAAGTATGCATATTTCGATTAATGTTTTTTCGCGAAACTTAAAGCAACCGAATTTCGATAAGAAAACGCATTGTATCATTGTTTTTGTGGCAGTTGATGAAAACGGAAAAAAACTTCCGGTTCCGAAATGGATCCCGGAAACTGAGGAAGAAAAACAACAGGAACAATACGCAAAACGCCTGATGGAACTGAGAACGCAGATTGAGGACGAAATGAAACCTTTTTTATAA